One genomic window of Deltaproteobacteria bacterium includes the following:
- a CDS encoding Smr/MutS family protein: MHASRRTLDVLEWPLVVERLRRHARTPGARRRLEDPAAGFAADPDEARERLAETGEARAVLALAAPPFGGLPDVAPALARAERGGGLGAGELLDTAAAVEAITATARFLARQGEHAPRLAARGSGLGDHQPLADEIRAALDSEGQVRDAASPVLAAARAEARRLAGELQRRLDATLHDPEIAPHLSDRFVTVRHDRYVLPVRADARGRVRGIVHDASSSGTTLFVEPQAVVDANNQLREAELRAEREVARVLRELADAAGREAPALRASLAGLEELDLAFARGALAAEWDGVAPAIGDEGIFVLPQLRHPLLDPARAVPNDLRLGLPVRVLVLSGPNAGGKTVAMKAVALAALCARAGLQVAAAPGARVDWTERLLADIGDAQSLRESLSTFSAHLANLARIVEEADARTLVVLDEIGDGTDPGEGAALAQAVLEALAAAGARVIATTHYGLLKEMAQVDPRFENASFEFDPHTLAPTYRLRAGVAGASSATAVAARMGLRRDVLERAGELLARTDRRLERTLAELNASRVALETERSEAARLRAETESERAALQDRLARHEARRDELYATMRRDLEQSFRRAHEEVAGVIRELQRAPGAREAEHARRALVAIEARAREALPAAGAGGRAGAAAGAVPLDWQRARPGDRVAVVGGGVGVLAALPDRHGRVAVQLGTARVLLPRERVAAPPAAPSAEEARRERAERVSLEAAGRGAGDAPSRGGHERCDLRGLRVDEALAELIRALDRAALAGRARLDVVHGIGTGALREAVCAHLAGSPYVERFDPAPPEAGGAGVTQVALR, translated from the coding sequence GTGCACGCCTCGCGCCGCACCCTCGACGTCCTCGAGTGGCCGCTCGTCGTCGAGCGCCTGCGCCGTCACGCGCGCACGCCCGGCGCGCGCCGGCGCCTCGAAGACCCGGCGGCCGGCTTCGCCGCCGATCCCGACGAGGCGCGCGAGCGGCTCGCCGAGACCGGTGAGGCCCGCGCGGTGCTGGCCCTCGCGGCGCCGCCCTTCGGTGGCCTCCCCGACGTCGCGCCGGCCCTGGCGCGCGCCGAGCGCGGCGGCGGGCTGGGTGCCGGGGAGCTGCTCGACACCGCTGCGGCGGTCGAGGCGATCACCGCCACCGCCCGCTTCCTGGCACGGCAGGGCGAACACGCGCCGCGCCTTGCCGCGCGCGGCAGCGGGCTCGGCGACCACCAGCCGCTCGCCGACGAGATCCGCGCGGCGCTCGACTCCGAGGGCCAGGTGCGCGACGCCGCCTCGCCGGTGCTGGCTGCGGCGCGCGCCGAGGCTCGCCGGCTGGCGGGCGAGCTCCAGCGCCGCCTCGACGCCACGCTCCACGACCCCGAGATCGCGCCCCATCTCTCGGACCGCTTCGTCACCGTGCGCCACGACCGCTACGTGCTGCCGGTGCGGGCCGACGCGCGCGGGCGCGTGCGCGGCATCGTCCACGACGCCTCGTCCTCGGGCACCACCTTGTTCGTCGAGCCGCAGGCCGTGGTCGACGCGAACAACCAGCTGCGGGAGGCCGAGCTGCGCGCCGAGCGCGAGGTGGCGCGCGTGCTGCGCGAGCTCGCCGACGCCGCCGGCCGCGAGGCGCCCGCGCTGCGCGCGAGCCTCGCCGGGCTCGAGGAGCTCGACCTCGCCTTCGCGCGCGGGGCGCTCGCGGCCGAGTGGGACGGGGTCGCGCCCGCGATCGGCGACGAGGGCATCTTCGTGCTGCCCCAGCTCCGGCATCCGCTGCTCGACCCCGCCCGCGCCGTCCCGAACGACCTGCGGCTCGGGCTCCCCGTGCGCGTGCTCGTGCTCTCGGGACCGAACGCGGGCGGCAAGACCGTCGCGATGAAGGCGGTGGCCCTCGCCGCGCTGTGCGCGCGCGCCGGCCTGCAGGTGGCGGCGGCGCCGGGCGCGCGCGTCGACTGGACCGAGCGGCTGCTCGCCGACATCGGCGACGCCCAGAGCCTGCGCGAGAGCCTCTCGACCTTCTCGGCCCACCTCGCGAACCTGGCCCGGATCGTCGAGGAGGCGGACGCGCGCACGCTCGTGGTGCTCGACGAGATCGGTGACGGCACCGACCCGGGCGAAGGCGCAGCGCTGGCCCAGGCCGTGCTCGAAGCGCTGGCCGCGGCCGGCGCGCGGGTGATCGCGACGACCCACTACGGGCTCCTCAAGGAGATGGCGCAGGTCGACCCGCGCTTCGAGAACGCGAGCTTCGAGTTCGACCCACACACGCTGGCGCCGACCTACCGGCTGCGTGCCGGCGTGGCGGGCGCGTCGTCCGCGACCGCCGTCGCCGCGCGCATGGGCCTGCGCCGGGACGTCCTGGAGCGCGCCGGCGAGCTGCTGGCCCGCACCGACAGGCGCCTCGAGCGCACCCTCGCCGAGCTGAACGCGAGCCGCGTCGCGCTCGAGACGGAGCGCAGCGAGGCGGCCCGCCTGCGCGCCGAGACCGAGAGCGAACGCGCCGCCCTCCAGGACCGGCTCGCACGGCACGAGGCGCGGCGCGACGAGCTCTACGCCACCATGCGCCGCGACCTCGAGCAGTCCTTCCGCCGTGCACACGAGGAGGTGGCGGGCGTGATCCGCGAGCTGCAGCGGGCACCGGGCGCGCGCGAGGCCGAGCACGCCCGGCGCGCGCTCGTCGCGATCGAGGCGCGCGCGCGGGAGGCCCTGCCGGCGGCCGGGGCCGGCGGCCGGGCGGGGGCGGCGGCCGGCGCCGTGCCCCTCGACTGGCAGCGCGCACGGCCCGGCGACCGCGTCGCCGTCGTCGGCGGTGGGGTCGGCGTGCTGGCGGCGCTGCCGGACCGCCACGGCCGCGTCGCGGTCCAGCTCGGGACGGCCCGCGTGCTGCTGCCGCGCGAGCGCGTGGCGGCGCCGCCGGCCGCGCCGTCCGCCGAGGAGGCGCGCCGCGAGCGGGCGGAGCGCGTCTCGCTCGAGGCCGCCGGCCGCGGCGCCGGGGACGCCCCGAGCCGCGGCGGCCACGAGCGCTGCGACCTGCGCGGCCTGCGCGTCGACGAGGCGCTCGCCGAGCTGATCCGCGCCCTCGACCGCGCGGCGCTGGCCGGCCGGGCGCGCCTCGACGTGGTCCACGGCATCGGCACCGGCGCGCTGCGCGAGGCCGTCTGCGCGCACCTCGCCGGGTCGCCCTACGTCGAGCGCTTCGACCCCGCCCCGCCCGAGGCGGGCGGCGCGGGCGTCACCCAGGTCGCGCTGCGTTGA
- a CDS encoding acyl-CoA dehydrogenase family protein, with protein sequence MADFQGADFLRLDDLLSEEERLARETVRAFVGKEFLPLVREHVRQDGSFPMQLVPRMAELGLFGANLHGHGCAGMNNVAYGLVMQELERGDSGLRSFASVQGGLVMYPIHAYGSEAQKERWLPALAAGRAIGCFGLTEPDFGSHVSGMRTRAVRRGASWVLNGTKRWITNGTLAQVALVWAHTDEGVRGFLVETDRPGFEARDIKGKLSLRASVTSELFLHDVEVSAEEALLPGVRGLKGPLSCLTQARYGIAWGALGAAMACYDEALHYTQERVVDGGPLAAKQLTQEKLVYMLTEITKGQLLAWRLGRLKDEGRLEHVMVSMGKRNNVDVALRIARLARDLLGANGIVDDYCAMRHMVNLETVRTYEGTHDIHMLILGEHATGMRAI encoded by the coding sequence ATGGCCGACTTCCAGGGCGCGGACTTCCTGCGCCTCGACGACCTGCTCTCCGAGGAGGAGCGCCTCGCCCGCGAGACGGTGCGGGCCTTCGTCGGCAAGGAGTTCCTGCCGCTCGTCCGGGAGCACGTCCGGCAGGACGGCTCCTTCCCGATGCAGCTCGTCCCGCGCATGGCGGAGCTCGGGCTGTTCGGGGCGAACCTCCACGGCCATGGCTGCGCCGGCATGAACAACGTCGCCTACGGGCTGGTGATGCAGGAGCTCGAGCGCGGCGACTCGGGGCTGCGCTCCTTCGCGTCGGTGCAGGGCGGCCTCGTGATGTACCCGATCCACGCCTACGGATCGGAGGCGCAGAAGGAGCGCTGGCTGCCGGCCCTTGCCGCGGGCCGGGCGATCGGCTGCTTCGGGCTCACCGAGCCGGACTTCGGGAGCCACGTCTCGGGGATGCGCACGCGTGCCGTCCGGCGCGGCGCCTCCTGGGTCCTGAACGGCACCAAGCGCTGGATCACCAACGGCACGCTCGCGCAGGTGGCCCTCGTGTGGGCGCACACCGACGAGGGCGTGCGCGGCTTCCTGGTCGAGACGGACCGGCCCGGCTTCGAGGCGCGTGACATCAAGGGCAAGCTCTCGCTGCGCGCCTCGGTGACCTCGGAGCTCTTCCTGCACGACGTCGAGGTCTCCGCGGAGGAGGCGCTGCTCCCGGGCGTTCGCGGCCTCAAGGGGCCCCTCTCGTGCCTGACCCAGGCCCGCTACGGGATCGCCTGGGGGGCGCTCGGGGCCGCGATGGCCTGCTACGACGAGGCGCTCCACTACACGCAGGAACGCGTCGTCGACGGGGGCCCGCTCGCGGCCAAGCAGCTCACGCAGGAGAAGCTCGTCTACATGCTCACCGAGATCACGAAGGGCCAGCTCCTCGCCTGGCGGCTCGGCCGGCTCAAGGACGAGGGGCGGCTCGAGCACGTGATGGTCTCGATGGGCAAGCGCAACAACGTCGACGTGGCGCTGCGCATCGCGCGCCTGGCTCGCGACCTGCTCGGCGCCAACGGCATCGTCGACGACTACTGCGCGATGCGGCACATGGTGAACCTCGAGACCGTGCGCACCTACGAGGGCACCCACGACATCCACATGCTGATCCTGGGCGAGCACGCGACGGGGATGCGGGCGATCTGA
- a CDS encoding glutamate--tRNA ligase family protein codes for MRDAAHGEPRDRAHLRGHPRHPHADPGRARDGDAGDLSAGDPIRPDLARLRTRLPERPLTRFAPAPTGHLHLGHVANALVVWGVAGALGGRVLLRIEDHDRQRCRREYEQTLLDDLDWLGFAADLFPTAAYRTGPCPARQSDRDAAYRAAASALAARGLLYACACSRRAIGSRAAEAASGGGAERRYPGTCRARAVPLDAPDLTWRVRLPEGDEHFDDALLGPQRQTPARQCGDLAVRDRHGNWTYQFAVTVDDRDQDVALVIRGQDLLASTGRQLQLARLLGREAPPVYLHHGLLRKASGRKLSKADGDSGVRALRAAGWSAGEVIGAAAEQLGLLARARPVPAHAAAALLAGAG; via the coding sequence CTGCGCGATGCGGCACATGGTGAACCTCGAGACCGTGCGCACCTACGAGGGCACCCACGACATCCACATGCTGATCCTGGGCGAGCACGCGACGGGGATGCGGGCGATCTGAGCGCAGGGGACCCCATCCGGCCCGACCTGGCCCGGCTGCGCACGCGCCTGCCGGAGCGCCCCCTCACGCGCTTCGCGCCCGCTCCCACCGGGCACCTGCACCTCGGGCACGTCGCCAACGCGCTCGTGGTCTGGGGCGTGGCGGGGGCGCTCGGAGGCCGCGTGCTGCTGCGCATCGAGGACCACGATCGCCAGCGCTGCCGCCGGGAGTACGAGCAGACCCTGCTCGACGATCTCGACTGGCTCGGCTTCGCCGCCGACCTCTTCCCGACCGCGGCCTACCGGACGGGGCCCTGCCCCGCCCGCCAGTCCGATCGCGACGCCGCCTATCGCGCGGCTGCCAGCGCGCTCGCGGCCCGCGGGCTCCTCTATGCCTGCGCGTGCAGCCGCCGGGCGATCGGGAGCCGCGCGGCAGAGGCGGCGTCGGGCGGCGGCGCCGAGCGGCGCTACCCCGGCACGTGCCGCGCCCGCGCCGTGCCCCTCGATGCGCCCGACCTCACCTGGCGCGTCCGCCTGCCCGAAGGCGACGAGCATTTCGACGACGCGCTCCTCGGCCCCCAGCGCCAGACGCCCGCCCGCCAGTGCGGTGACCTCGCGGTGCGGGACCGGCACGGCAACTGGACCTACCAGTTCGCGGTCACGGTGGACGACCGTGACCAGGACGTCGCGCTCGTGATCCGCGGCCAGGACCTGCTCGCCTCGACCGGCCGCCAGCTCCAGCTCGCCCGCCTGCTCGGCCGCGAGGCACCGCCCGTCTACCTCCACCACGGCCTCCTGCGGAAGGCCTCCGGCCGCAAGCTCAGCAAGGCCGACGGCGACAGCGGCGTGCGCGCGCTGCGCGCGGCGGGCTGGTCGGCCGGCGAGGTGATCGGGGCGGCGGCAGAGCAGCTCGGGCTCCTGGCCCGGGCGCGCCCCGTCCCCGCGCACGCCGCCGCGGCGCTGCTGGCCGGCGCCGGCTGA